The genomic region GGTGGCGGTACTCGCCTTCCACGTCCTCGTCAACGTGGGCATGGTGGTCGGCTTTATGCCGGTCACCGGTATACCCTTGCCGCTGATGAGTTACGGCGGTTCTTCGGTGTTGTTTACGTTTCTGGCGCTAGGCATAGTCATGAACATTCGTATGCGCCGCTTCGTGAATTAGATAGACCCGCTGAGCAAGGGAGGCCACGTTCGCCGGTGGCCAGGAATTTACCAGGATTTGACGATAACGATCGCCCCCGCGTGAAGGGGGCATATGCCGGCCAACAATGAGACGAGGCCAGGCAGGATTGGTTGCAAGTAGTGGGCGGGTAACGGCCCCTCCGGCGTTTTGAGATTAAGTTCAGAGACTCTCGCCGAAGAGAGCGGTCACAAACCCAGTGCTTGTCAGACACTATAGGTGCCAAGATTTCTAAGCTTGAACAAAGGATTTCGTCTACGGTTTTTGCCTCCAAGGCCCGTAGTCCTCTGTCCGTAGCAGCCTATACCTCCAGTCCTTCCTATCCTTCGCTATCGCGCCGCTAAAGCGCGTCCTCATGAGTGAGGCGGGTGTGGAGTCAGCATGACAAAAGAATTGTTTGTGTCTTCAACGCCACATGAAACCAAAGTGGCGTTAGTTGAGGACGACCAGTTAGCAGAAGTTTATTTTGAACGTGAGAACGAATACACCCTCGCGGGTTCTATTTACAAAGGGCGTGTAACCCGCGTCCTTCCTGGAATGCAGTCCGCATTTGTAGACATCGGACTGGAGCGCGATGCCTTCCTGTATGTTTCCGATTTTCTGGAGTTGCAGGATGAGGAAGGAGAAGTCCAGGAGATTACGGTGGGCCGCCAGCCCCAAGAAGCGTCCTCATCTGAGGCGCCTAAGGTAAATGGGGGCAACGAACCTGAGGCCGGAGTGGACCAGCCGGGCGAGGCCTCTGCACAGGCGCCCACCGAGGGGAACTCTGACGAGAAGAACGCAGCCGCCGAAAAGACCAGGAGTCCGGAAGACGAAAATGGCGAACGAGGGGGATGGCGCAATCGTCGCCGTCGCCGCGGACGTCGCGGACGGGGAATGCCTGAGTCCAAGTTCAGTCACTGGAATGAACCCAGGCCGGCGCCCGCCGCTGAAACAACTACGCGCGAGCCGGTATACCAGCCGATCATTCTGCCGGGTGAGTCAATTTCCAAATACCAGCGGCTTGGGCAAACAGCGCAGGAGCGACCGGCGGTAGAGGTTTCAGGCGAACCGTCGCGCGCAGAAGTCAGCGAGCTGACAGCAGCGTCACCTTCCGGAGATCGCGACACTTCCGATGAAATGCAGCCCGCCTCATCGGGTGAGCGCGAATCCCATGGCCGGACGTTCATTGCGGTTGACGAGCAGGCCGGAATAGACGATTCGGAAGAGCCTCGCGTCCATGAATTGCGCGACCAAGAATCGCGCGGCGAACTGACTGCGGCCCAGCGCAAAGCGTCATATGAGCAAGTGGAAGAACAGGGCGCGGAGCATGCCGACCGTGTCTACCAGTCTTCTGCAGGGACTGTGGAAGAGGAGGAGATCGAAGACGAGGAGAGTGAAGAGGCTTCCCTGGCTGAAGAACTTGACGATGTTCACTTTGAGGAACTGGAAGAAGAAACGCACGAAGCCAGTGAGCGACGTGATGGAAATGCGACTGAGCCTGAGGCCGGCAATGGCGTTGAACTCGGCGAGGCAGTGAAAGAAACCGACACCGAGCGCGCAGTTTTCGCCAATGAATTCGAGCCGGCGGAAAACGGTGACGCTAGCCCGGCGGAAGGCACCGAGGAAGAAGAAGAGGTGGATGAGGCGGAACTGCTGGCGGACGCTGCCCATGAGCAGGCTGAAGCCGGGGCTACGGAGCTGGAAGCCCAGGCTGAGGTGCGCGGTCCTGCGGCGACTGCCGGATATCAACAGCGTACTGCACGTCCGGAGTGGGAGCGGCGCGGAGGACGGCGTTTTCCGCGGAAGTTCCGTCGGCGTGAGCAGCAAAGACCGCATCCTGCCATTGCTGACTTGCTCAAAGAGGGCCAGGAGATCCTGGTGCAGATTGCCAAGGAACCGATTGGCAAGAAAGGC from Terriglobales bacterium harbors:
- a CDS encoding Rne/Rng family ribonuclease, which produces MTKELFVSSTPHETKVALVEDDQLAEVYFERENEYTLAGSIYKGRVTRVLPGMQSAFVDIGLERDAFLYVSDFLELQDEEGEVQEITVGRQPQEASSSEAPKVNGGNEPEAGVDQPGEASAQAPTEGNSDEKNAAAEKTRSPEDENGERGGWRNRRRRRGRRGRGMPESKFSHWNEPRPAPAAETTTREPVYQPIILPGESISKYQRLGQTAQERPAVEVSGEPSRAEVSELTAASPSGDRDTSDEMQPASSGERESHGRTFIAVDEQAGIDDSEEPRVHELRDQESRGELTAAQRKASYEQVEEQGAEHADRVYQSSAGTVEEEEIEDEESEEASLAEELDDVHFEELEEETHEASERRDGNATEPEAGNGVELGEAVKETDTERAVFANEFEPAENGDASPAEGTEEEEEVDEAELLADAAHEQAEAGATELEAQAEVRGPAATAGYQQRTARPEWERRGGRRFPRKFRRREQQRPHPAIADLLKEGQEILVQIAKEPIGKKGARITSHIALPGRFLVYMPTVSHTGVSRKIASEEERQRLKRIVLSERENGVGGFIVRTAAANTSEDELRADIRFLKSLWHEIKHRAENSKPPALIYHDLNLVERILRDQVTQDFGQIWVDNEQEYERVLRFVSRFQPALTKRVKLYTKPTPLFEQFNLQEEINKALKSKVWLKSGGYIVINQTEALVAIDINTGKYVGKTARLEDTIVKTNVDAIKEIVRQIRLRDLGGIIVIDFIDMDERRNRQKVMQALEEALRADRAPSKVLQFNDFGLVAITRKRVKQSLERTLGSSCPYCTGTGFVKSVGTICNEIYTEMRKIAKELEGQDVMLRVNPEVGKALKANNGRLLQEMEELTRRTIIVKTDPALHQEQFDIN